One Methylobacterium sp. AMS5 genomic region harbors:
- a CDS encoding TIGR02300 family protein yields the protein MARPELGVKRQCMNCGAKFYDLDRDPATCPKCGTIYQVATSRVAPPVASRATDEDEDEDEKSGPEIVSLDEAEASEDDADIAVDDEEGGDNAAGGADDDTFLEEEDGDDDVSDLIDNDTDGDEEG from the coding sequence GTGGCTAGACCGGAACTCGGCGTCAAACGCCAGTGCATGAATTGCGGTGCCAAGTTCTACGATCTCGACCGTGATCCGGCGACCTGTCCGAAATGCGGCACGATCTACCAAGTCGCGACGTCCCGCGTCGCCCCGCCCGTCGCCAGCCGCGCCACGGATGAGGACGAGGACGAGGACGAGAAGAGCGGCCCGGAGATCGTCTCCCTCGACGAGGCCGAGGCCAGCGAGGACGATGCCGATATCGCCGTGGACGACGAAGAGGGTGGCGACAACGCCGCCGGGGGAGCGGACGACGACACCTTCCTCGAGGAAGAGGATGGCGACGACGACGTCTCCGATCTGATCGACAACGATACGGATGGCGACGAGGAAGGCTGA
- the aroA gene encoding 3-phosphoshikimate 1-carboxyvinyltransferase gives MSHDSEPQAVTAYPGGPLNGALKPPGDKSISHRAMILGLLAIGETRVEGLLEGDDVLRTASAAKALGAQITREGEGRWRIVGVGIGGMQDPDGVLDFGNAGTGSRLMMGVVGGQPVIATFDGDASLRKRPMRRILDPILKMGAEIVSEAEGGRVPLTLRGPREAIPIHYELPVASAQIKSAVLLAGLNAPGTTTVIEKAASRDHTERMLRLFGAEVTVTPSGEGGHGRTVTLTGQPTLRGTDVVVPADPSSAAFPLVAALVVPGSEVILRGVMMNPLRTGLITTLIEMGAEIERLDEREEGGETVADLRVRASRLKGVDVPAERAPSMIDEYPILAVAAAFAEGTTRMNGLHELRVKESDRLAAVAAGLAANGVTHAIEGDDLIVTGEGQAPAGGGTVATHLDHRIAMAFLVLGLAARSPVTVDDGAMIATSFPSFRPTMLALGARIEDGAAA, from the coding sequence GTGTCGCACGATTCCGAACCGCAGGCTGTCACCGCGTATCCCGGAGGCCCCTTGAACGGGGCCCTGAAGCCGCCGGGCGACAAGTCGATCTCCCACCGGGCGATGATCCTCGGGCTGCTCGCCATCGGCGAGACGCGGGTCGAAGGGCTTCTGGAGGGCGACGACGTGCTGCGCACGGCCTCCGCTGCCAAGGCGCTCGGGGCGCAGATCACCCGCGAGGGCGAGGGGCGCTGGCGGATCGTCGGCGTCGGCATCGGTGGGATGCAGGATCCGGACGGCGTGCTCGATTTCGGAAATGCCGGCACCGGCTCGCGGCTGATGATGGGCGTCGTCGGCGGCCAGCCCGTGATCGCAACCTTCGACGGCGATGCGAGCCTTCGCAAGCGGCCGATGCGGCGCATCCTCGATCCGATCCTGAAGATGGGCGCCGAGATCGTGTCCGAGGCCGAGGGCGGGCGCGTGCCGCTGACCCTGAGGGGGCCGCGCGAGGCGATTCCGATCCACTACGAACTTCCGGTGGCTTCGGCGCAGATCAAGTCGGCGGTGCTGCTCGCCGGGCTCAACGCGCCGGGCACCACCACCGTCATCGAGAAAGCGGCGTCCCGCGACCATACCGAGCGGATGCTGCGCCTGTTCGGCGCGGAAGTGACCGTCACACCGTCGGGCGAGGGCGGCCATGGCCGTACCGTCACGCTGACCGGCCAGCCGACCCTGCGCGGCACCGATGTGGTTGTGCCGGCCGATCCGTCCTCGGCCGCCTTCCCGCTGGTGGCGGCGCTGGTCGTGCCGGGCTCCGAGGTGATTCTGCGCGGCGTGATGATGAACCCGCTGCGCACCGGCCTCATCACGACGCTGATCGAGATGGGCGCCGAGATCGAGCGCCTCGACGAGCGCGAGGAGGGGGGCGAGACGGTGGCCGACCTGCGGGTGCGCGCGAGCCGCCTGAAAGGCGTCGATGTGCCGGCCGAGCGGGCGCCCTCGATGATCGACGAATATCCGATCCTGGCGGTCGCCGCCGCGTTCGCCGAAGGCACGACCCGGATGAACGGCCTGCACGAATTGCGGGTCAAGGAATCCGATCGGCTCGCGGCGGTCGCCGCCGGGCTCGCCGCCAACGGCGTCACCCACGCCATCGAGGGCGATGACCTGATCGTGACCGGCGAAGGGCAGGCGCCCGCGGGCGGCGGCACGGTCGCAACCCATCTCGATCACCGCATCGCCATGGCCTTCCTCGTCCTGGGGCTCGCCGCCAGGAGCCCCGTCACCGTGGACGACGGCGCGATGATCGCCACGAGCTTCCCGAGCTTCCGCCCGACCATGCTGGCGCTCGGCGCCCGGATCGAGGACGGGGCCGCGGCATGA
- the cmk gene encoding (d)CMP kinase, giving the protein MIPDEIAVHRDNARLVIAIDGPAASGKGTLAKRLALHYGLPHLDTGLLYRAVALTLLDAGADLDDTGAAARAASDLSAERLSDPRLRERAMGEAASRVSSVPEVRAALLSWQRRFAEAAEGAVLDGRDIGTVVCPDARVKLFITAAPEERARRRHRELLGRGEETTLAAILADIRARDARDSSRAAAPLKAAEDAVVLDTTELDAEAAFAEAVAIVERLKAA; this is encoded by the coding sequence ATGATCCCGGATGAGATCGCTGTGCACCGGGACAACGCGCGCCTCGTCATCGCCATCGACGGCCCGGCCGCCTCCGGCAAGGGCACGCTCGCCAAGCGGCTCGCCCTCCATTACGGCCTGCCCCATCTCGATACCGGCCTGCTCTACCGCGCGGTCGCGCTGACCCTGCTCGACGCGGGGGCCGACCTCGACGACACGGGAGCGGCGGCGCGGGCGGCCTCCGACCTGTCGGCGGAGCGGCTGTCCGACCCGCGCCTGCGGGAGCGGGCGATGGGCGAGGCGGCCTCGCGGGTCTCCTCGGTGCCGGAGGTCCGCGCCGCCCTGCTGTCCTGGCAGCGGCGCTTCGCCGAAGCGGCGGAGGGAGCGGTGCTCGACGGACGCGACATCGGTACCGTCGTCTGTCCGGATGCGCGGGTGAAGCTGTTCATCACCGCCGCTCCGGAGGAGCGGGCGCGCCGCCGCCATCGCGAGCTGCTCGGCCGCGGCGAGGAAACCACCCTCGCCGCGATCCTCGCCGACATCCGCGCCCGCGACGCCCGCGATTCGAGCCGCGCCGCCGCCCCGCTGAAAGCCGCCGAGGATGCGGTGGTGCTCGACACGACCGAACTCGACGCCGAGGCCGCCTTCGCCGAGGCGGTCGCCATCGTCGAGCGGCTCAAGGCTGCCTGA
- a CDS encoding DUF167 family protein yields MTQSPFTLEANGLVLAVRLTPRASRTGLDGVRTEASGRPVLSLRVAAPPVEGAANAALTAFVAKSLGLRKAEVTLISGEASRTKRLHLSGDPQILAARVEAWLHGETWLGG; encoded by the coding sequence ATGACGCAAAGCCCCTTCACCCTCGAGGCGAACGGCCTTGTCCTGGCGGTGCGGTTGACACCGCGAGCCAGCCGAACCGGACTCGACGGCGTCCGCACGGAGGCGAGCGGACGGCCGGTCCTGTCCCTGCGGGTCGCGGCTCCACCGGTCGAGGGCGCCGCCAACGCGGCGCTGACCGCCTTCGTCGCCAAGAGCCTGGGGCTGCGGAAGGCGGAGGTCACGCTGATCTCCGGGGAGGCCTCCCGCACCAAGCGCCTGCATCTCTCAGGCGATCCGCAGATCCTCGCGGCGCGGGTGGAGGCTTGGCTCCACGGAGAAACTTGGCTCGGCGGGTAA
- a CDS encoding nucleotide disphospho-sugar-binding domain-containing protein — translation MQAFIVAVGSHGDVLPLLAIAAELRRRGHAITLAAPAPFAAMAARANLPFFALGTEDDYRLAATETELWRPWRGVGAMFRHVSAATEPVYEWLAREARPGESIVLASTLALGARVAQEKLGLDVVTVHLMPLLARSRTDPPILPGLPLSERLPARFRHWIGRGADRFVIGPAALPALNEFRARLDLPPVLRLRRWWSSPQRVLFAFPRWYAAPQPHRMPQSLQVGFPLADRFGDVAEPEPAVARFLDEGPPLAFTYGSAMSGSQGFFRTALRICERLGRRGLLLAPQGGQVPTDLPAGMLHVPYAPFSRVLPRCAALIHHGGIGTVAQALAAGIPQLVVPVAFDHFDEARWLQRLGVGTSLSRRRFTPARATSTLRRLLTDPHVAQACAAAKARMAQEDGVGEACDAVEAFARTVRSSAA, via the coding sequence ATGCAGGCTTTCATCGTTGCCGTCGGCAGTCACGGCGATGTCCTGCCACTCCTTGCGATCGCGGCCGAGCTGCGACGGCGGGGGCATGCGATCACGCTGGCGGCGCCCGCTCCGTTCGCGGCCATGGCCGCCCGGGCGAATCTGCCGTTCTTCGCCCTCGGGACGGAGGACGACTACCGGCTCGCCGCGACCGAGACCGAACTCTGGCGACCCTGGCGCGGCGTTGGAGCGATGTTCCGCCATGTCTCGGCGGCGACCGAGCCGGTCTATGAGTGGCTCGCCAGGGAGGCACGGCCCGGCGAGAGCATCGTACTCGCCTCGACGCTGGCGCTCGGGGCGCGGGTGGCTCAGGAAAAGCTCGGGCTGGACGTTGTCACGGTGCATCTCATGCCGTTGCTCGCCCGGAGCCGCACCGATCCGCCGATCCTGCCCGGCCTCCCGCTCTCCGAGCGGCTGCCGGCGCGCTTCCGGCATTGGATCGGACGCGGGGCCGACCGTTTCGTGATCGGGCCCGCCGCCCTGCCGGCCCTGAACGAATTTCGCGCGAGGCTGGATCTGCCGCCGGTGCTCCGGCTCCGCCGCTGGTGGAGCAGCCCGCAGCGCGTCCTGTTCGCCTTTCCGCGATGGTACGCCGCGCCGCAGCCGCACCGGATGCCCCAATCGCTGCAGGTCGGCTTCCCGCTCGCGGATCGCTTCGGCGATGTCGCCGAGCCGGAGCCCGCCGTCGCGCGCTTCCTGGACGAGGGGCCGCCGCTGGCCTTCACCTACGGATCGGCGATGTCGGGGAGCCAGGGCTTCTTCCGCACGGCGCTGCGGATCTGCGAAAGGCTCGGACGGCGCGGCCTCCTCCTGGCGCCGCAGGGCGGCCAGGTGCCGACGGACCTGCCTGCGGGCATGCTGCACGTCCCCTACGCTCCGTTCAGCCGCGTGCTACCGCGCTGCGCGGCGCTGATCCACCATGGTGGGATCGGTACCGTCGCACAGGCGCTCGCGGCCGGAATCCCGCAACTGGTGGTGCCCGTCGCCTTCGATCACTTCGACGAGGCGCGCTGGCTGCAACGGCTCGGTGTCGGCACTTCCTTGAGCCGCCGCCGCTTCACGCCGGCCCGCGCGACGTCCACTTTGCGCCGGCTGCTGACCGATCCGCACGTCGCCCAGGCCTGCGCGGCGGCCAAGGCACGGATGGCGCAGGAGGATGGCGTCGGGGAGGCCTGCGACGCGGTCGAAGCCTTCGCTCGAACGGTCCGATCGTCCGCTGCCTGA
- a CDS encoding creatininase family protein produces the protein MPARSWLDLTTAEIRARDMSRTIAVLPVAAVEQHGPHLPLGTDTLIAEGYLARVAPQVPEALDVLLLPVHAVGKSDEHDSFPGTLTLTAPTALAAWTEIGASLHRAGCTKLVIVSSHGGNSALIDLVAGELRSRLGMVAVTTSWSRLGLPEGLFPPVEIRHGIHAGGIETALMLALRPDLVRQEHIQDFEPRTVAMERDFALLRAGRPAAFAWKTEDLHPSGALGDARLGTAEAGEAALAYGAQAFVRLLEEVDRFSL, from the coding sequence ATGCCGGCGCGATCCTGGCTCGACCTGACGACGGCGGAGATCCGTGCCCGCGACATGAGCCGAACCATCGCGGTCCTGCCGGTCGCCGCGGTGGAGCAGCACGGGCCGCACCTGCCGCTCGGCACCGACACCCTGATCGCGGAAGGCTATCTCGCGCGGGTCGCACCGCAGGTGCCGGAGGCGCTCGACGTGCTGCTCCTGCCGGTCCACGCCGTCGGCAAGTCGGATGAGCACGATTCCTTCCCCGGCACGCTGACCCTGACCGCGCCGACAGCGCTTGCGGCCTGGACCGAGATCGGCGCGAGTCTGCACCGGGCGGGCTGCACGAAGCTCGTGATCGTCTCCTCCCACGGCGGCAATAGCGCGCTCATCGACCTCGTCGCGGGCGAGCTGCGCAGCCGACTCGGGATGGTCGCGGTCACAACCTCGTGGAGCCGGCTCGGCCTGCCCGAGGGGCTGTTTCCGCCCGTTGAGATCCGCCACGGCATCCATGCCGGCGGCATCGAGACCGCCTTGATGCTGGCGCTGCGGCCCGACCTCGTGCGGCAGGAACACATCCAGGATTTCGAGCCCCGCACGGTGGCGATGGAGCGCGACTTCGCGCTGCTGCGCGCCGGCCGCCCGGCGGCCTTCGCCTGGAAGACGGAAGACCTCCACCCGTCCGGGGCTCTCGGGGACGCCCGCCTCGGCACGGCGGAAGCGGGGGAGGCCGCCCTCGCTTACGGCGCGCAGGCCTTCGTGCGGCTGCTGGAGGAGGTCGATCGGTTTTCGCTATAG
- a CDS encoding sensor domain-containing diguanylate cyclase: MNTFPYNRLGVMPSDPGAANDDSSEAMRRELARLREMLEQNSDWIWEVDAQGRYTYASRQCVALLGREPEEVLGRTPFDFMPPDEAERVGRIFGAIAAERRPFTQLLNRNLRKDGSLVVLETSGVPLLGPDGALRGYRGIDRDVTEREAANERLRHLARHDDLTGLPNRMYLRGHLAKQLAAGQRPGVLCLDLDGFKPVNDRLGHAAGDRVLTEIGRRLAELAASRGLFAARPGGDEFVLIVPDGVDLSPEAVRAVIAAPIAVHAETVRIGASLGLASAQGPEDTVDALLARADRVLYEAKEAVRRAGVSDGG; this comes from the coding sequence ATGAACACTTTTCCTTATAACAGGCTTGGCGTGATGCCCTCCGACCCCGGTGCGGCGAATGACGACTCGTCCGAGGCGATGCGCCGGGAATTGGCCCGCCTGCGGGAGATGCTGGAGCAGAACTCGGACTGGATCTGGGAGGTCGATGCGCAGGGGCGCTACACCTACGCCTCGCGCCAGTGCGTCGCTCTGCTCGGCCGCGAGCCGGAGGAGGTGTTGGGTCGCACACCCTTCGACTTCATGCCGCCGGACGAGGCCGAGCGGGTGGGCCGGATCTTCGGCGCCATTGCCGCCGAGCGGCGGCCCTTCACCCAGCTTCTCAACCGCAACCTGCGCAAGGATGGCAGCCTCGTCGTGCTGGAAACCAGCGGCGTGCCGCTGCTCGGTCCCGACGGCGCGTTGCGCGGCTACCGCGGCATCGACCGGGATGTGACCGAGCGGGAGGCGGCGAACGAGCGGCTCCGCCATCTCGCCCGACACGACGACCTCACGGGCCTGCCGAACCGGATGTATCTGCGTGGGCATCTCGCGAAGCAACTGGCCGCCGGACAGCGCCCCGGCGTGCTCTGCCTCGATCTCGACGGCTTCAAGCCCGTCAACGATCGCCTCGGCCACGCCGCGGGCGATCGCGTTCTGACGGAGATCGGCCGCCGCCTCGCCGAACTGGCGGCTTCGCGGGGCCTGTTCGCGGCGCGGCCCGGCGGCGACGAATTCGTTCTGATCGTGCCGGACGGCGTGGACCTGTCGCCCGAGGCCGTTCGTGCGGTCATCGCTGCACCCATCGCCGTCCACGCCGAGACGGTGCGGATCGGCGCCAGTCTCGGCCTCGCTTCGGCACAGGGCCCTGAGGACACGGTCGATGCCCTGCTCGCGCGGGCCGACCGTGTCCTCTACGAGGCCAAGGAAGCGGTCAGGCGGGCTGGCGTCAGCGACGGCGGCTGA
- a CDS encoding CsbD family protein produces MNRDQIEGRFRNLKGRGRTVLGAVAGRARPQVEGAYEQVAGVAQSAYGRTRERAEDIYEDGYRLADEAVSRGRHLRDEAAQRGRHLHDEAHARGRHLRDEANRRGRALASQAEENRGTTLALVAAAAFGLGWLLSRRR; encoded by the coding sequence ATGAACAGGGACCAGATCGAGGGCCGCTTCCGCAACCTCAAGGGCCGCGGTCGCACCGTGCTCGGCGCCGTGGCAGGCCGGGCCCGTCCGCAGGTCGAGGGTGCCTACGAACAGGTCGCGGGCGTGGCGCAGTCGGCCTATGGCCGGACCCGCGAGCGGGCCGAGGACATCTACGAGGACGGCTACCGTCTCGCCGACGAAGCGGTCTCCCGCGGCCGGCACCTGCGTGACGAGGCCGCGCAACGGGGTCGCCACCTCCACGACGAGGCCCATGCCCGCGGGCGGCATCTGCGCGACGAGGCGAACCGGCGCGGTCGCGCCCTCGCATCGCAGGCGGAAGAGAACCGCGGCACGACCCTGGCACTGGTCGCCGCGGCGGCCTTCGGCCTCGGCTGGCTCCTCAGCCGCCGTCGCTGA
- a CDS encoding CsbD family protein — protein MSSTTDKIKGAANEVAGNVKQGVGNVTGNDKLQAEGKAQELEGKTQRTVGEAKEGVKNAADAVKSKL, from the coding sequence ATGAGCAGCACGACCGACAAGATCAAGGGCGCTGCCAACGAAGTCGCCGGCAACGTCAAGCAGGGCGTCGGCAATGTGACCGGCAACGACAAGCTGCAGGCCGAAGGCAAGGCGCAGGAGCTCGAGGGCAAGACCCAGCGCACCGTCGGCGAGGCCAAGGAGGGCGTGAAGAACGCCGCCGATGCGGTGAAGAGCAAGCTCTAA
- the oxlT gene encoding oxalate/formate MFS antiporter yields the protein MAVQAADPLPGASAYSASRADSPLGGRWGQLILGVLCMSMIANLQYGWTLFVNPINDKYQWGKPAIQVAFTIFVLTETWLVPIEGWFVDKYGPKVVTLFGGVLCAIGWAMNSVADSLWFLYLAAAISGIGAGAVYGTCVGNALKWFPDRRGLAAGLTAAGFGAGSALTVIPIAAMIRDSGYEQTFLAFGLGQGIVVMVAALLLSSPSAAYKERMLAGRVSPNATSRRQYSSAEMVRTPVFWLMYAMFVMMAAGGLMATASLAPIARDFQVDSIPVSLMGLTLPALTFALTIDRVLNGVTRPVFGWISDRIGRENTMFAAFMIEGAGILALGMFAHSPMAFVLLTGLVFFAWGEIYSLFPSTCADTYGDKNATANAGLLYTAKGTASLMLPAFLAIQTATGSWQNVFYLASGMAFVAGFLALFVLKPMRARFVARNQ from the coding sequence ATGGCCGTTCAAGCCGCCGATCCATTACCCGGCGCTAGCGCTTATTCCGCCTCGCGCGCCGATTCGCCTCTGGGCGGGCGCTGGGGACAGCTCATCCTCGGCGTGCTGTGCATGTCGATGATCGCCAACCTGCAGTACGGCTGGACGCTGTTCGTCAATCCGATCAACGACAAGTACCAGTGGGGCAAGCCGGCGATCCAGGTCGCCTTCACGATCTTCGTCCTCACAGAGACCTGGCTCGTGCCGATCGAGGGCTGGTTCGTCGACAAGTACGGCCCGAAGGTCGTCACCCTGTTCGGCGGCGTGCTCTGCGCCATCGGCTGGGCGATGAACTCGGTCGCCGACTCGCTGTGGTTCCTGTATCTGGCCGCCGCCATCAGCGGCATCGGTGCGGGCGCGGTCTACGGCACCTGCGTCGGCAACGCCCTCAAGTGGTTTCCCGACCGCCGCGGTCTGGCCGCCGGCCTCACCGCCGCGGGCTTCGGCGCGGGCTCGGCCCTCACCGTCATCCCGATCGCCGCGATGATCCGCGACAGCGGCTACGAGCAGACCTTCCTCGCCTTCGGCCTCGGCCAGGGCATCGTCGTGATGGTCGCCGCTCTGCTGCTCTCCTCGCCGAGCGCCGCCTACAAGGAGCGGATGCTGGCCGGCCGCGTGTCCCCCAACGCGACGAGCCGCCGCCAGTACTCGTCGGCCGAGATGGTCCGCACCCCGGTCTTCTGGCTGATGTACGCGATGTTCGTGATGATGGCCGCCGGCGGCTTGATGGCGACGGCCTCGCTCGCGCCCATCGCCAGGGACTTCCAGGTCGATTCGATCCCGGTCTCGCTCATGGGCCTGACCCTGCCGGCGCTGACCTTCGCGCTCACCATCGACCGGGTGCTCAACGGCGTGACCCGGCCGGTCTTCGGCTGGATCTCCGACCGGATCGGGCGTGAGAACACCATGTTCGCCGCCTTCATGATCGAGGGTGCCGGCATCCTGGCGCTCGGCATGTTCGCCCACTCGCCGATGGCGTTCGTGCTGCTCACCGGCCTGGTGTTCTTCGCCTGGGGCGAGATCTACTCGCTGTTCCCCTCGACCTGCGCCGACACCTACGGCGACAAGAACGCCACCGCCAATGCCGGCCTGCTCTACACCGCCAAGGGCACGGCCTCGCTGATGCTGCCGGCCTTCCTGGCGATCCAGACCGCGACCGGCTCCTGGCAGAACGTGTTCTACCTCGCCTCCGGCATGGCCTTCGTCGCCGGCTTCCTCGCGCTCTTCGTCTTGAAGCCGATGCGCGCCCGCTTCGTGGCCCGCAACCAGTGA
- a CDS encoding fumarylacetoacetate hydrolase family protein has protein sequence MTRWIGFVHDGEPGFGRLDGERIAVCEGDLLGENRSTGQVLALADVSVGLPCRPSKMIALWNNFGALMEKQGLSRPEAPLFLIKPANTYRPSGATVAVPEAAGRALYEGELGIVIGKRARDLTEEEAAGHVFGFTCVNDVTASAILKADASFTQWTRAKGLDGFGPFGPVIATGLDPAALTVRTLVNGRERQNFPIGDMLIPVPRLVAQLSQGMTLEPGDVIACGTSVGSGPIPKGATVEVVIEGVGTLSNRFD, from the coding sequence GTGACGCGCTGGATCGGCTTCGTCCACGACGGCGAGCCCGGCTTCGGCCGGCTCGACGGAGAGCGGATCGCGGTCTGCGAGGGGGACCTGTTGGGCGAGAACAGATCCACGGGGCAGGTGCTGGCGCTCGCGGATGTGAGCGTCGGCCTGCCCTGCCGGCCCTCGAAGATGATCGCTCTGTGGAACAACTTCGGGGCGCTCATGGAAAAGCAGGGCCTGTCGCGGCCCGAGGCGCCCCTGTTCCTGATCAAGCCCGCCAACACCTACCGGCCCTCCGGCGCAACCGTGGCGGTGCCGGAGGCGGCGGGCCGGGCGCTCTACGAGGGCGAACTGGGCATCGTGATCGGCAAGCGGGCCCGTGATCTCACCGAGGAGGAGGCCGCTGGCCACGTCTTCGGCTTCACCTGCGTGAACGACGTCACCGCTTCGGCGATCCTCAAGGCGGATGCGAGCTTCACGCAGTGGACCCGCGCCAAGGGCCTCGACGGCTTCGGGCCGTTCGGTCCGGTCATCGCCACCGGGCTCGACCCTGCGGCGCTGACCGTGCGGACCCTGGTGAACGGTCGCGAACGTCAGAACTTCCCGATCGGCGACATGCTGATCCCGGTCCCCCGGCTCGTGGCGCAGCTCTCGCAGGGCATGACGCTGGAGCCGGGTGACGTGATCGCCTGCGGTACCTCGGTCGGGTCGGGGCCGATCCCCAAAGGCGCAACGGTCGAAGTGGTGATCGAGGGCGTTGGAACGCTCTCGAACCGGTTCGATTAA
- a CDS encoding 2-dehydropantoate 2-reductase has translation MSIAIVGAGAIGGYLGVRLAEAGEDVTFIARSNAAAIQADGMRLIEEDGTEIHSTSVKATRSMQEAGVHEVVLLTVKAHQVGPIAADLHHLIGPDTVVVTMQNGIPWWYFLGGYSGDHAGTRLESADPGGLIADHLDPRHIIGSVVYPATVLTDPGTVKVIEGNRFGLGELDGSKSERVLALSQRLAKAGFRAPVTSDIRAEIWLKLWGNLSFNPISALTHATLEDICRFPDTRAIAAEMMREAEVIANRLGVTFRLGIDKRIAGAEKVGPHKTSMLQDVEAGRPIELEALVGSVIELGRLTGTPTPHIDTVFALMRLLAQSLERANGRLAIQGA, from the coding sequence ATGAGCATCGCGATCGTCGGCGCCGGCGCCATCGGCGGATATCTCGGAGTCAGGCTGGCGGAGGCCGGCGAGGACGTGACCTTCATCGCCCGCTCCAACGCGGCGGCGATCCAGGCGGACGGCATGCGCCTGATCGAGGAGGACGGCACCGAGATCCACTCCACATCCGTCAAGGCGACCCGCTCCATGCAGGAGGCGGGCGTGCACGAGGTCGTGCTGCTGACCGTGAAGGCGCATCAGGTCGGCCCGATCGCCGCGGACCTGCATCACCTGATCGGTCCCGACACCGTCGTGGTGACGATGCAGAACGGGATTCCGTGGTGGTATTTTTTGGGTGGATACAGTGGAGACCATGCCGGCACGCGGCTGGAAAGCGCCGATCCCGGCGGGTTGATCGCCGACCATCTCGACCCCAGGCACATCATCGGCTCGGTGGTCTATCCGGCGACCGTTCTCACCGATCCCGGCACCGTGAAGGTGATCGAGGGCAACCGCTTCGGTCTCGGTGAACTCGACGGCTCGAAATCGGAGCGGGTGCTCGCCCTGTCGCAGCGCCTCGCCAAGGCCGGTTTCCGCGCGCCCGTCACCAGCGATATCCGCGCCGAGATCTGGCTCAAGCTGTGGGGCAATCTCAGCTTCAACCCGATCTCCGCACTCACGCACGCGACGCTGGAAGACATCTGCCGCTTCCCCGACACGCGGGCCATCGCGGCCGAGATGATGCGCGAGGCCGAGGTCATCGCCAATCGGCTCGGCGTCACCTTCCGCCTCGGCATCGACAAGCGCATTGCGGGGGCCGAGAAGGTCGGCCCGCACAAGACCTCGATGCTGCAGGACGTCGAGGCCGGCCGGCCGATCGAACTCGAAGCCCTCGTCGGCTCGGTGATCGAACTCGGCCGCCTCACCGGCACCCCGACCCCGCATATCGACACCGTCTTCGCCCTGATGCGGCTCCTGGCCCAGAGCCTGGAGCGTGCCAACGGCCGCCTCGCGATCCAGGGAGCATGA